From the Theobroma cacao cultivar B97-61/B2 chromosome 2, Criollo_cocoa_genome_V2, whole genome shotgun sequence genome, one window contains:
- the LOC18609440 gene encoding deoxynucleoside triphosphate triphosphohydrolase SAMHD1 homolog: protein MGTSWNEEGTSFYSLSCQDRRHSKHIHDNVHGNIYLDPFFLKLVDTEQFQRLRDLKQLGLTQMVYPGAVHSRFEHSLGVYWLAGEAVHTIKAHQGSEINIERNDIRTVKLAGLLHDVGHGPFSHLFEQEFLPRVLKGSKWSHEDMSVKMIDYIVDAHYIEIDSAILKNVKEMVLASSETASQKIMSEKRFLYDIVANGRNGIDVDKFDYIVRDSRACGLGCNFQFQRLLETMRVMGDEICYRAKDYLTIHKLFATRADLHRTVYTHAKVKAIELMVVDALTLANDELSISASIHEPAKFCKLDDSILRQIETSDKQELKKARDLILRIRRRDLYQFCNEYSVPKDKQENFKDITPQDIVCSQENGGTTLKEEDVAVSIVKIDLTRGSSNPLESIKFFQDYESDYKFPIRDDGISHLLPTFCQDMIVRVYSKKPELVGAVSEAFENFQLKTYGMKAQVHDTPEKKKRRK from the exons ATGGGAACGAGTTGGAACGAGGAGGGGACCAGCTTCTACTCATTGTCCTGCCAGGATCGACGACACTCGAAGCACATCCATGACAACGTCCACGGCAACATCTACCTTGATCCG TTCTTTTTGAAACTTGTCGACACTGAACAGTTTCAGAG ACTTCGCGATCTAAAGCAACTTG GTCTAACGCAGATGGTGTACCCAGGGGCTGTGCATTCTCGCTTTGAGCATTCACTGGGAGTTTATTGGCTAGCCGGTGAAGCCGTTCATACAATTAAAGCTCACCAA GGCTCGGAGATCAACATTGAGCGTAATGATATCAGGACAGTGAAACTTGCTG GACTACTGCATGATGTTGGGCATGGACCATTCAGCCATCTCTTTGAGCAAGAGTTTCTTCCTCGGGTTCTTAAGGGATCTAAATG gTCTCATGAGGACATGTCTGTGAAGATGATTGATTATATTGTTGATGCGCACTACATTGAAATAGACTCTGCAATCCTCAAGAATGTGAAG GAAATGGTACTTGCTAGCTCTGAAACTGCTTCACAAAAG ATTATGAGTGAGAAGCGTTTTTTATATGACATTGTTGCAAATGGTCGAAATGGAATAGATGTTGATAA ATTTGACTATATTGTACGTGATTCCCGGGCTTGTGGCCTTGGCTGCAATTTTCAGTTTCAGAG GTTATTGGAAACAATGCGAGTGATGGGTGACGAGATATGTTACAGGGCAAAGGATT ATCTAACTATTCACAAGTTATTTGCCACTCGAGCTGATTTGCATAGGACAGTTTATACACATGCTAAAGTAAAG GCAATAGAGCTCATGGTTGTAGATGCTCTAACATTGGCGAATGATGAACTGAGTATATCAGCATCAATTCATGAACCAGCTAAATTTTGCAAG TTAGACGACTCAATATTAAGACAAATTGAAACTTCTGATAAACAAGAGCTCAAGAAAGCCAGAGATTTGATCCTTCGCATCCGGAGAAGAGATCTATACCAG TTCTGCAATGAGTATTCTGTTCCAAAGGACAAGCAGGAGAACTTCAAAGACATCACTCCTCAAGATATTGTTTGTTCTCAG GAAAATGGTGGTACCACATTGAAAGAGGAAGATGTTGCTGTGAGCATTGTCAAAATTGATCTGACTCGTGGGAGCAGTAACCCTCTGGAAAG CATCAAGTTTTTCCAG GATTATGAGAGTGATTACAAATTTCCAATACGGGATGATGGCATCAGTCATTTGCTGCCTACATTTTGTCAAGATATGATTGTCAGAGTGTACTCCAAGAAGCCTGAACTG GTAGGAGCAGTTTCTGAGgcctttgaaaattttcagctGAAAACATATGGCATGAAAGCACAGGTGCATGATACTCCTGAGAAGAAGAAACGCCGCAAGTAA
- the LOC18609441 gene encoding dual-specificity RNA methyltransferase RlmN, which produces MEMGCMWMRRVRLTANSLFLAMASSSSSSSPATALPYTSRHLLFSFPSLKSPHLISFASSDRRSISISTPCCSSASPLLSLHDNDNVPDFGGGESFENLEKVSKVLLKGMNYAELQEWVQSHGFRPGQALMLWKCLYGDNIWAHNIDELEGLNKDFKKMLSEHAEFRALTLQDILTASDGTRKILFALDDGLVIETVVIPCDRGRTTVCVSSQVGCAMNCQFCYTGRMGLRRHLTAAEIVEQAVYARRLLSGDVGSITNVVFMGMGEPLHNIENVIKAADIMVHEQGLHFSPRKVTVSTSGLVPQLKRFLHESKCALAVSLNATTDEVRNWIMPINRKYKLGLLLEALREELEFKHNYKVLFEYVMLAGVNDSIEDAKRLIDLVKGIPCKINLISFNPHRGSQFRPSSEEKMIEFRNALAKAGCTVFLRLSRGDDQMAACGQLGEPGAIQAPLLRVPEQFQMALNTPV; this is translated from the exons atggagATGGGTTGTATGTGGATGAGGCGAGTCCGCCTTACAGCTAACTCCCTCTTCCTAGCGATGGcctcctcctcctcttcttcttctcccgcCACTGCTCTTCCATATACTTCCCGTCACCTTCTCTTTTCCTTCCCTTCTTTGAAATCACCTCATCTCATTTCCTTCGCTTCCTCCGATCGTCGCTCGATCTCGATCTCAACCCCCTGTTGCTCCTCTGCATCCCCACTACTTTCCCTCCACGACAACGATAATGTCCCCGATTTCGGAGGTGGGGAAAGCTTCGAAAATCTGGAGAAGGTCTCCAAGGTGCTTCTCAAAGGGATGAATTATGCCGAGCTTCAA GAATGGGTTCAATCACATGGATTCAGGCCTGGTCAGGCTTTGATGTTGTGGAAGTGTCTCTATGGAGATAATATTTGGGCACATAATATTGATGAACTTGAAG GATTAAACaaagattttaagaaaatGCTAAGTGAGCATGCTGAATTTAGGGCCTTGACTCTGCAAGATATTCTCACTGCATCGGACGGCACTAGAAAG ATATTGTTTGCGCTGGATGACGGATTGGTAATAGAAACAGTTGTGATACCCTGCGATAGGGGCAGGACAACTGTTTGCGTTTCAAGTCAAGTGGGCTGTGCCATGAATTGCCAATTCTGCTATACAGGCAG GATGGGTTTGAGGAGACATCTAACTGCAGCTGAGATAGTAGAACAGGCTGTATATGCTAGGCGACTTCTCTCTGGTGATGTTGGTTCCATTACAAATGTTGTATTCATG GGAATGGGAGAGCCACTTCATAACATTGAAAACGTCATAAAAGCTGCTGACATCATGGTGCACGAACAGGGCCTTCACTTCAGCCCTCGTAAGGTTACTGTTTCTACAAGTGGACTTGTCCCCCAGCTGAAACGTTTTCTTCATGAGTCCAAATGTGCCTTAGCTGTTAGTTTGAATGCTACAACTGATGAG GTCAGAAACTGGATCATGCCAATTAATCGGAAATATAAATTAGGCTTGCTTCTTGAGGCCCTTCGAGAGGAACTAGAGTTCAAACACAACTACAAAGTTCTATTTGAATATGTAATGCTTGCGGGAGTCAATGACAG CATCGAGGACGCAAAGAGGCTAATTGATCTTGTGAAGGGCATTCCTTGCAAAATCAATCTTATCTCATTCAATCCTCATCGTGGGTCCCAGTTTAGACCAAGCAGTGAAGAGAAGATGATTGAGTTTCGGAATGCGTTAGCAAAAGCTGGTTGCACTGTTTTCTTGCGACTCAGTAGGGGTGATGATCAGATGGCTGCTTGTGGTCAGCTTGGTGAACCTGGTGCAATTCAAGCTCCCCTGCTCCGTGTTCCAGAGCAATTCCAAATGGCTCTAAATACACCTGTGTGA
- the LOC18609442 gene encoding uncharacterized protein LOC18609442: MATLAPGILLKLLNGMNTGVKPTSEHRSSLLQVTDIVPADLDEKNLWPKHGFYIKVSDSSHSIYVSLPSDQDDFVLSNKMQLGQFIYVDRLEPGSPVPVVKGAKPLPGRHPLVGTPEPLMGLRRKGEKSEQKQDSKLHRRGSWGRGPNGADEISSPIVLKPVPLDFDQCTPVKERSNSVRTPMMSPMIRRIAKDGSASASVRCSFGGRLLAKMMDAKGESPALLRKSCVAPSSASKFPRSKSVCDREPRIPISPLNSAEKKSSTPPPGLRSGRVVAASLNMGGDVQNNPNPSVTTQQPQFQFDNNSASDISKSLPMNLPGKLGMLGKEAMQQRETAQKIALQALRDASATESLVRSLKMFSNLSRSAKADAPAASFDQFLEFHAQIEQAVSDIVSIQAATSATAMAQNSKAEQRDKQGDDEPAILHEIVHNSMDQSRNSELSSSKRRAALYKSIAAFPERSEQKTIIGRLPRSNSNPKVPSDRRAPSTPLGKLLPEVVGENDENKKPLSSSLSNTIKLGKQIESEAGNWFMDFLEKALENGMKKSKGTPGGDTKKVPQSLILKVINWVEVEQCDGNKRPVHPKATQIARKLRIKMKNP, encoded by the exons ATGGCAACGTTGGCACCTGGGATTCTGCTGAAGTTACTTAATGGTATGAACACTGGGGTAAAGCCAACTAGTGAACATAGGAGCTCGCTTTTGCAGGTGACTGATATTGTACCAGCTGATCTTGATGAGAAGAATCTTTGGCCTAAACATGGGTTTTACATCAAGGTCTCAGATTCTTCACATTCAATTTATGTTAGTCTTCCTTCTGACCAAGATGATTTTGTTCTTAGTAACAAAATGCAACTTGGGCAGTTCATTTATGTTGATAGATTGGAGCCTGGGTCCCCTGTTCCTGTTGTTAAAGGTGCAAAACCGCTTCCTGGAAGACATCCATTGGTTGGGACGCCAGAACCTTTAATGGgtttaagaagaaaaggggAGAAAAGTGAGCAGAAACAAGATTCTAAACTACATAGAAGAGGTTCTTGGGGAAGGGGGCCCAATGGGGCGGATGAGATTTCCTCTCCTATAGTTTTAAAGCCAGTTCCATTGGATTTTGATCAGTGTACTCCTGTGAAAGAGCGGTCTAACTCTGTGAGAACCCCGATGATGTCACCAATGATAAGAAGGATAGCAAAGGATGGGAGTGCTAGTGCCAGTGTAAGGTGTTCTTTTggtgggagattgttggctaaAATGATGGATGCTAAAGGAGAAAGTCCTGCTTTGCTTAGGAAAAGCTGTGTCGCACCTTCTTCTGCTTCAAAGTTTCCACGGAGCAAAAGTGTCTGCGACCGAGAGCCTAGGATCCCTATTAGTCCCCTCAACTCAGCT gaaaagaaaagttcaacCCCGCCACCGGGTTTAAGGAGTGGAAGGGTGGTAGCTGCTTCCCTCAATATGGGTGGAGATGTACAGAACAACCCCAACCCAAGTGTTACTACACAACAACCACAATTTCAGTTTGATAATAACTCAGCCTCTGATATTAGCAAAAGTCTACCCATGAATTTGCCCGGAAAACTAGGCATGTTGGGCAAG GAAGCGATGCAGCAGAGAGAAACAGCTCAGAAGATTGCCCTTCAAGCACTAAGAGATGCTTCAGCCACTGAGAGTTTAGTTCGTTCTCTCAA GATGTTTTCTAACTTGAGCAGGTCAGCAAAAGCAGATGCTCCAGCTGCAAGCTTCGATCAGTTTCTGGAGTTTCACGCCCAAATTGAGCAGGCCGTGAGTGATATAGTGTCCATTCAAGCAGCTACTTCAGCTACTGCAATGGCACAAAACTCAAAAGCTGAACAGAGAGATAAGCAAGGCGACGATGAGCCAGCAATATTGCATGAAATTGTGCACAACTCAATGGACCAAAGCAGGAATTCAGAGTTAAGTTCATCAAAAAGGCGAGCCGCATTGTACAAGTCAATTGCAGCCTTTCCCGAGAGAAGTGAACAGAAGACAATCATAGGGAGGCTCCCAAGATCAAATTCTAACCCCAAGGTACCCTCAGATAGGAGAGCACCATCAACTCCACTTGGCAAGCTGCTCCCTGAAGTTGTTGGTGAGAATGATGAAAACAAGAAACCATTATCAAGCAGCTTAAGCAATACAATAAAATTGGGTAAGCAGATTGAAAGTGAAGCTGGAAATTGGTTTATGGACTTCCTAGAGAAAGCtctggagaatggtatgaagAAATCCAAAGGCACACCAGGCGGGGATACTAAGAAAGTTCCTCAGTCTCTCATACTCAAGGTTATTAATTGGGTAGAGGTCGAACAGTGTGATGGTAACAAGCGGCCAGTTCATCCAAAAGCCACGCAAATAGCTAGGAAGCTAAGAATTAAGATGAAGAACCCTTGA